The Akkermansia sp. N21116 genome includes a region encoding these proteins:
- the lysS gene encoding lysine--tRNA ligase, which produces MSEKEQPVQTSSEADLIAVRREKLGKIRAMGIDPYGSRFDITTNPADLRENFEEGKTVSLAGRLMIIRDMGKSQFFTIADVRGRIQGFLSKADVSEEDWKLWKLLDRGDWIGITGTTFITKRGEPTVNVTSLKILAKSLRPLPDKWHGLADREVSYRKRHLDLIANEESAKLFVARSRMVSEIRSFLCNRGYLEVETAVLQSIAGGAAASPFTTHFNAVNQDLTLRIALELSLKRLMVGGFTKVFELNRCFRNEGVDRRHNPEFTMLEAYDACGDFETMADMVEEMVCHLAEKFCGTLKLEHTDPNGNPYTIDLTRPWKRADYYDLVKGVAGDDWFDLTPEQRRARAENDLHLEIGDDLLDVDVTQQVYEKLVEEKTMSPCFVTHVSKDLVPLAKINKENPEVVDVYELVINGQEISPGYSELNDPDVQRERLEHQAAGETQKVDYDFIETLEYGMPSAGGIGIGIDRLVMLLTGAQSIRDVILFPQLKKKD; this is translated from the coding sequence ATGTCTGAAAAAGAGCAGCCTGTGCAAACATCATCCGAAGCGGACCTGATTGCCGTCCGCAGAGAAAAACTCGGAAAAATCCGGGCCATGGGTATTGATCCCTATGGAAGCCGCTTTGATATCACTACCAATCCCGCCGATCTCCGGGAAAACTTCGAAGAAGGTAAAACCGTGTCTCTTGCCGGGCGCTTGATGATTATCCGCGATATGGGCAAGTCTCAGTTCTTTACGATCGCGGACGTGCGCGGGCGCATTCAGGGATTCCTGAGCAAGGCCGACGTTAGCGAAGAGGATTGGAAATTATGGAAGCTTCTGGACCGTGGCGATTGGATCGGCATCACGGGTACGACATTCATCACCAAGCGCGGTGAACCGACCGTGAACGTGACGTCCCTGAAAATCCTTGCCAAGAGCCTGCGCCCCCTGCCTGACAAGTGGCACGGCCTGGCAGACCGGGAAGTGTCCTACCGCAAACGCCATTTGGACCTGATTGCCAATGAAGAGAGCGCCAAGTTGTTTGTCGCCCGTTCCCGGATGGTGTCGGAGATCCGTTCCTTCCTCTGCAACCGCGGGTATCTGGAAGTGGAAACGGCCGTACTTCAAAGCATTGCCGGCGGAGCCGCCGCTTCTCCGTTCACGACTCATTTCAATGCCGTTAACCAGGATCTGACGCTTCGCATTGCGTTGGAACTCTCCCTCAAGCGCCTGATGGTGGGCGGGTTCACGAAAGTGTTCGAACTCAATCGCTGTTTCCGCAACGAAGGCGTTGACCGCCGCCACAATCCGGAGTTCACCATGCTGGAAGCCTACGATGCCTGCGGCGACTTCGAGACTATGGCCGACATGGTCGAAGAGATGGTCTGCCATCTGGCGGAAAAATTCTGCGGAACGCTCAAACTGGAGCACACCGACCCCAACGGCAACCCCTATACTATCGACTTGACCCGCCCATGGAAGAGAGCCGACTACTACGATCTCGTCAAGGGAGTCGCCGGAGATGACTGGTTTGATCTTACCCCGGAACAGCGCCGTGCCCGGGCCGAAAACGACCTCCATCTGGAAATCGGAGACGACCTGCTCGATGTGGATGTCACCCAGCAGGTGTACGAAAAGCTTGTCGAAGAAAAAACGATGAGCCCCTGCTTTGTCACGCACGTCTCCAAGGATCTCGTCCCCCTGGCCAAGATCAACAAGGAGAATCCGGAAGTCGTCGATGTGTACGAACTCGTCATCAACGGTCAGGAAATCTCCCCCGGGTATTCCGAATTGAACGATCCGGACGTCCAGCGCGAACGCCTTGAACACCAGGCCGCCGGGGAAACCCAGAAGGTGGATTACGACTTCATCGAAACGCTGGAATACGGCATGCCCTCCGCAGGAGGCATCGGTATCGGCATCGACCGCCTGGTCATGTTGCTGACGGGAGCCCAGAGCATTCGCGACGTCATTCTGTTTCCGCAATTGAAGAAGAAGGATTGA
- a CDS encoding SpoIIE family protein phosphatase, which yields MTPRLQDGSEYGMVQWKGTRLHQEDAVDVVTVSGGGFLVLVADGMGGHLAGEVASRETLASFSEAFAGYPDMAPPARLSQALKDANRHLASLQKGSQRGNMGTTLVVAYVDAGNNLYWLSVGDSHLYLWRSGERPRKLNADHSMWPLVREEWLRGDVSLDYALSQRSILRSAVMGEKIDLIDCPGEAFPLQKGDFLLVASDGLDEWLEDVDTNKELALSLYPETKNPEAFVHYILEQVEMLEYPYQDNLTIVGVRI from the coding sequence ATGACTCCTCGCCTCCAAGACGGTTCGGAATATGGAATGGTCCAGTGGAAGGGGACCAGGCTCCATCAGGAGGATGCCGTTGATGTCGTGACTGTGTCCGGCGGCGGTTTTCTCGTGCTGGTGGCCGACGGCATGGGAGGGCACCTGGCCGGCGAGGTCGCTTCCCGCGAAACGCTGGCTTCTTTCTCGGAAGCCTTTGCCGGGTATCCGGACATGGCTCCTCCGGCTCGCTTGTCCCAGGCCCTCAAGGATGCCAACCGCCACCTTGCCTCCCTCCAAAAGGGATCCCAGCGTGGCAATATGGGAACGACCCTCGTCGTTGCCTATGTCGATGCCGGCAATAATTTATACTGGTTGAGCGTGGGGGACTCGCACCTTTACCTCTGGCGCAGCGGGGAGCGGCCCCGCAAACTCAATGCCGACCACTCGATGTGGCCTCTTGTCCGGGAAGAATGGCTCCGGGGGGATGTTTCCCTCGACTACGCCTTGAGCCAGAGAAGCATTTTGCGTTCTGCCGTCATGGGGGAAAAAATTGATCTCATCGACTGCCCAGGGGAAGCGTTTCCCTTGCAGAAAGGGGATTTTCTGCTGGTTGCCTCGGACGGCCTCGATGAGTGGCTGGAAGATGTAGACACGAACAAGGAGCTGGCTTTGTCCCTGTATCCGGAGACGAAAAATCCCGAAGCTTTCGTGCACTACATCCTCGAACAAGTGGAAATGCTCGAATACCCCTATCAGGACAACCTCACGATTGTCGGAGTCAGGATTTGA
- a CDS encoding RHS repeat-associated core domain-containing protein, whose translation MKGTDKGPEKEEDKPKPPKNKGPKSPRRGGGGGMPPSGGPIPIPLPARPPILPIFVTDHYPSVSYQSQPQPEQGSPADPTNAPSAPQNQPSQGYPSPEGDENATCVHYPVPGATSTGGQSVDLEISFGHFPSWKGMPGGKLMLYAVGTHHSLANGTLLQFDHISQRRIGVVIPSTSDNPIGTNKVALVTQMGQLRYYDFSNSPVGTPFGGSEIYSERLRLLNSDYTLCYGNVEDATFFEETFMDGSIIHYRADDGTPYAYCTHQGVWVQVEELGGDLRVVRETLDGKCAYYDNKLDSMLHANNIQDDRIRQIWCRMDGLLDCPDAHTINWYAPSDTLAMVDENGLFPIREGATPVKTWNLTAIAGMAESGDDPSTNSLSMFKMRAMGNGAFEESRWQPYGKDGTYFISGSGQQAACSVKVRKALESDVAPVTRPNGLALKIGQSPVSAIRETTYTFRGERSLDGINLDTADFVESVTHEDYRSYPFGDVIVKRTKSYGQGTDQVWTYSYETDTTSPNYGRMIRQTTPEGNWTEYDYDDEGRVVKERTLWDDAVSVLETRTTFADLWYNDYRTACVEKWVLAPDGTETMLLKTESQYEESDLLIRETVTETALGSEYPRISITETHGDSAECPFARGRLKRTLSYDGAETSYDYSATDEEGASWAATSTRVRQGVVVPGQSTRSVTLYDASGYAFITREQVHDGTDFVTVSESRSSADVSGRTIATVDSEGSTTATDWSCCGPKRETHDNGTQSWYEYDSAKRLIREVHEAPAPLPEILEHVSISRQPDTIITHEYDGLGREIATVTTIGSCSVRTEKTYDSQGNLASTTDAAGLVTRYEYSDNNLMQSVTHPSGQLAVSRRNAAGIVIEESATGQPARFYSRRISPEGIVETVRQDSPNGPILAESVSDGFGRTVSNGIPAGDQSSGLVIERLRYDAQGRNISRVSENKAPQIMEYDAFGNMVRSITKISPSSEVEPSVDRVTEYETVYTGMNPAPAILPAGLASGVFRKSVTSAILPGGSRANQESYTRLTGQEKTSVSLTKNKYGCWSASMTENKQGNTITTMWQDGVSAPAKQYAVGGDIVLSISPSGDITTSVRSYTDNGTCLYRTDARGNTLTMAHDKAGRIVTSRDADGNATSYSYDPVTGLLACTADAMGGEIHYRYNAAGQLTEQFGSGTQPIRKDYDSNGRMIALTTWRNPGETLTGIPDTPGDTTQWEYDSLSGLPVKKTYADGTSETTVYNRDRLVIRTVRADGSSIGYIYQAETWELAETSFSDQSTPICHSYDALGRLASITDGTGTRTYSYNHVGDLVREEFVGSVRSILEYKFDAYGRDAGYTLSVEGVNVQDTALTYDSFGRLQTASPEEGKVFTWHYGEGELLTGMDWPNGMRKELQYEDRRNVISALVYKDASGREVLAHRYGYDALGRPTLLTDHAGGREERRIVPNYNPRSELISAAYDGKEDYTYTYDNIGNRVQSRELAASRSYTSNRLNQYVRIEQQNAGNAFTPEFDVHGNQTRIQTRTGVWDVLYDMRNRPEQFAGDGHSVVCSYDFMGRRTDRLEYHGNTLTSREHFIYKGYVQIAAYKLDAEGQSGDCFVLSKSCYWDPSQPTATRILAMKDATDATMLYAACDTVKNITALYDDAGTCRARYAYSPYGEKLIEEGDKHTANAFGFSSEYDDSPLGLYYYNYRYLNPNDGRWINRDYINESKTINLYIYSKNSIYISIDYLGLACFVITILVNENDLDMAGKIDKYVNELKILEEEINTYGLLFNENTMITKVRILTEEEKGGKYQTIEAKKIKTKEDLMKTIEHEKLSFIKNIWNEGKSKIENEIKSTMLLMSEEYDTLDIVAHGGFDLSDKPGCIIGPYERMPHSVVNNLINEFDKKERAHYTSCFQDGEKMQRAKPIPGSVVKVQRDTDKKFCFINIKPPSIRRII comes from the coding sequence GTGAAAGGCACGGACAAAGGACCGGAAAAGGAAGAAGATAAACCCAAACCGCCCAAAAATAAAGGTCCCAAATCCCCTCGACGAGGCGGTGGCGGCGGTATGCCTCCAAGCGGAGGCCCGATCCCCATTCCGCTTCCGGCACGTCCTCCGATTCTTCCCATATTTGTAACGGATCACTATCCTAGCGTTTCTTATCAGTCCCAGCCTCAGCCGGAACAGGGGAGTCCTGCTGATCCGACGAATGCTCCTTCTGCACCTCAGAATCAGCCTTCACAGGGATATCCGTCTCCCGAAGGAGATGAAAACGCCACATGCGTGCATTATCCCGTACCTGGGGCAACCAGCACAGGAGGACAAAGTGTCGATCTGGAAATCTCCTTCGGGCATTTCCCCTCATGGAAAGGCATGCCGGGTGGAAAACTCATGCTCTATGCGGTTGGTACCCACCATTCCCTCGCCAATGGCACCCTGTTGCAATTCGATCACATTTCCCAACGCCGCATTGGTGTCGTCATTCCCTCCACATCGGATAACCCGATTGGTACCAATAAAGTAGCTCTGGTCACCCAAATGGGACAATTGCGCTACTACGATTTCTCCAATAGCCCCGTCGGTACTCCTTTCGGTGGATCGGAAATCTATTCCGAACGCCTCCGTCTGCTCAATTCCGATTACACTCTCTGCTACGGCAATGTTGAAGATGCAACCTTCTTTGAAGAAACCTTCATGGATGGCTCCATCATCCACTACCGTGCCGATGATGGCACTCCCTATGCCTATTGCACCCATCAGGGCGTGTGGGTTCAGGTTGAAGAACTGGGCGGAGATTTGCGCGTCGTCCGGGAAACTCTCGACGGAAAATGCGCCTACTACGACAATAAACTGGATTCCATGCTCCATGCCAATAACATCCAGGATGACCGCATCAGGCAGATATGGTGCCGCATGGATGGCCTTCTCGATTGTCCGGATGCCCATACCATCAACTGGTACGCTCCATCCGACACTCTCGCCATGGTCGATGAAAACGGCCTCTTCCCGATTCGGGAAGGAGCAACTCCCGTGAAAACATGGAACCTGACCGCCATTGCCGGTATGGCCGAATCCGGAGACGATCCCTCCACAAATTCTCTGTCCATGTTCAAGATGAGAGCCATGGGGAATGGAGCCTTCGAAGAAAGCCGCTGGCAGCCGTATGGGAAAGACGGTACGTATTTCATCAGTGGTTCGGGACAGCAGGCTGCCTGCTCTGTGAAAGTCCGCAAAGCTCTTGAATCGGATGTGGCTCCTGTCACTCGCCCCAACGGACTGGCATTGAAAATCGGTCAATCTCCGGTTTCCGCCATTCGGGAAACAACCTACACCTTTAGGGGAGAACGCTCCCTGGATGGTATCAATCTGGATACGGCCGACTTTGTCGAATCCGTGACTCATGAAGACTATCGCAGTTATCCCTTCGGAGATGTGATCGTCAAGCGCACGAAATCCTATGGGCAGGGAACTGATCAGGTGTGGACCTATTCCTATGAAACGGACACGACCTCCCCGAACTACGGACGGATGATCCGTCAGACGACTCCGGAAGGCAATTGGACGGAATACGACTATGATGATGAAGGGCGAGTCGTCAAGGAAAGGACTCTTTGGGACGATGCCGTTTCCGTCCTGGAAACCAGAACAACTTTTGCCGATCTTTGGTACAATGATTACCGTACGGCATGTGTTGAAAAATGGGTTCTCGCGCCGGATGGAACGGAGACGATGCTCCTGAAGACTGAATCACAATATGAGGAATCCGATCTTCTGATCCGGGAAACAGTGACCGAAACGGCTCTTGGCTCCGAATACCCGCGCATTTCCATCACGGAAACCCACGGAGATTCTGCGGAATGTCCCTTCGCTCGCGGTCGTCTCAAGAGAACGCTTTCCTACGATGGCGCGGAAACTTCCTACGATTACTCCGCGACGGATGAAGAAGGCGCCTCGTGGGCGGCGACGTCAACCCGTGTCCGTCAGGGTGTCGTCGTTCCCGGTCAATCGACCCGTTCCGTGACTCTTTACGATGCAAGCGGATATGCCTTCATCACCCGGGAGCAGGTCCATGATGGAACGGATTTTGTGACGGTTTCGGAATCCAGATCGAGTGCCGATGTCAGCGGAAGAACCATTGCTACCGTGGATTCCGAAGGCTCTACGACGGCAACGGACTGGTCATGCTGCGGCCCCAAGCGTGAAACTCACGACAACGGGACGCAGTCGTGGTATGAATACGACAGTGCCAAACGGCTCATCCGGGAAGTCCACGAAGCTCCCGCTCCTCTGCCGGAAATTCTGGAGCACGTCTCCATCTCGCGGCAGCCGGATACGATTATCACGCATGAATACGATGGCCTCGGTCGGGAGATTGCTACGGTGACGACAATCGGTTCCTGTTCTGTCCGAACGGAAAAAACGTATGACTCCCAGGGCAATCTGGCTTCGACTACGGATGCCGCAGGCCTCGTCACTCGCTATGAATATTCCGACAACAATCTCATGCAAAGTGTGACTCATCCGTCGGGACAGCTGGCCGTGAGCAGAAGGAATGCTGCAGGAATCGTCATAGAAGAATCGGCCACCGGACAGCCAGCGCGTTTCTACAGCCGCCGGATAAGCCCGGAAGGAATCGTGGAAACCGTCCGGCAGGATTCGCCGAATGGCCCCATTCTTGCGGAAAGTGTCTCCGATGGATTTGGGAGAACCGTTTCCAATGGCATTCCTGCGGGAGATCAGTCAAGCGGTCTCGTCATCGAACGGCTTCGTTATGACGCCCAGGGGCGGAACATCTCCCGCGTCTCGGAAAACAAGGCTCCTCAAATCATGGAATACGATGCCTTCGGCAACATGGTGCGTTCCATCACGAAGATATCGCCCTCATCAGAGGTTGAGCCTTCCGTGGATCGCGTCACGGAATACGAAACGGTCTATACCGGGATGAACCCGGCTCCGGCCATTCTTCCTGCCGGACTGGCGTCAGGAGTATTCCGCAAGAGTGTAACGTCCGCCATTCTGCCGGGAGGTTCCCGCGCCAATCAGGAAAGCTATACGCGACTGACGGGGCAGGAGAAAACATCCGTAAGCCTGACGAAAAACAAATACGGATGCTGGAGCGCCAGCATGACGGAAAACAAACAGGGCAATACCATCACGACAATGTGGCAGGATGGCGTGTCCGCTCCGGCGAAGCAGTACGCTGTCGGTGGAGACATAGTCCTGTCGATCAGCCCGTCCGGAGACATTACGACCTCCGTCCGGAGCTACACGGACAACGGCACATGCCTCTACCGGACGGATGCCCGCGGCAATACGCTGACGATGGCTCACGACAAGGCCGGGCGCATCGTGACAAGCCGGGATGCGGATGGGAATGCGACTTCGTACTCCTACGACCCGGTAACCGGGCTGCTGGCCTGTACGGCCGATGCCATGGGAGGAGAAATCCATTACCGCTACAACGCGGCCGGGCAGTTGACGGAACAATTCGGTTCGGGTACGCAACCCATCCGGAAGGATTACGACAGCAATGGCCGCATGATCGCGCTAACGACATGGAGGAACCCGGGCGAAACGCTGACGGGGATTCCAGACACGCCGGGGGACACCACGCAGTGGGAGTACGACTCGTTGAGCGGGCTGCCTGTGAAGAAGACCTATGCCGACGGAACATCCGAAACGACAGTCTATAACCGCGACCGATTGGTCATCCGCACGGTCCGGGCTGATGGTTCATCGATCGGCTACATCTATCAGGCGGAAACGTGGGAACTGGCGGAAACATCCTTCAGCGACCAATCGACCCCGATATGCCATAGCTACGATGCCCTGGGGCGTCTCGCAAGCATCACGGATGGTACGGGCACCCGTACTTATTCCTACAATCATGTGGGGGATCTTGTGCGCGAAGAGTTCGTGGGAAGCGTCCGCTCCATTCTGGAATACAAGTTCGATGCCTATGGCAGGGATGCCGGCTATACATTGAGCGTCGAGGGAGTAAACGTCCAGGACACGGCCCTGACCTACGACAGCTTCGGCCGTCTGCAAACGGCATCGCCGGAGGAAGGGAAAGTATTCACTTGGCACTATGGTGAAGGCGAATTGCTGACCGGCATGGACTGGCCCAACGGCATGAGGAAGGAACTCCAGTACGAGGATCGCAGGAATGTCATTTCGGCCCTTGTGTACAAGGATGCCTCGGGACGGGAAGTTCTCGCCCACCGGTACGGTTACGATGCGCTCGGAAGGCCGACCCTGCTGACGGATCATGCCGGAGGGCGGGAGGAACGAAGAATCGTCCCGAATTACAATCCCCGAAGTGAGTTGATTTCCGCTGCGTATGATGGAAAGGAGGATTACACCTACACCTACGATAACATCGGCAACCGCGTCCAATCCCGCGAACTGGCTGCAAGCCGGAGCTACACCAGCAACAGGCTCAACCAGTATGTCCGCATTGAACAGCAGAATGCGGGAAACGCGTTCACGCCCGAATTTGATGTTCACGGCAACCAGACGCGGATTCAGACGCGCACCGGTGTTTGGGATGTCCTCTACGACATGCGGAATCGCCCGGAACAGTTTGCCGGGGACGGACACTCCGTTGTCTGTTCCTATGACTTTATGGGAAGGCGCACGGATCGCTTGGAATACCATGGAAACACATTGACATCGCGCGAGCATTTTATCTATAAGGGATACGTGCAAATCGCCGCGTATAAGCTGGACGCCGAGGGACAATCCGGGGATTGTTTCGTGCTCTCGAAATCCTGTTATTGGGATCCGTCCCAGCCGACGGCGACGCGTATCCTCGCGATGAAAGACGCGACGGATGCCACGATGCTCTATGCCGCCTGCGACACGGTGAAAAACATCACGGCCCTCTACGATGATGCCGGAACGTGCCGTGCTCGCTATGCCTATTCCCCCTACGGAGAAAAACTGATCGAGGAAGGCGACAAACACACAGCCAACGCTTTCGGTTTCTCCTCCGAATATGATGACAGCCCCTTGGGTCTCTATTACTACAACTACCGTTACCTCAACCCGAATGATGGTCGCTGGATTAATAGGGATTATATTAATGAATCAAAAACAATCAATCTTTACATATATTCTAAAAACAGCATATATATATCGATTGATTATTTGGGGTTAGCGTGTTTCGTTATAACGATTCTAGTAAATGAAAACGATCTTGATATGGCTGGAAAAATAGATAAATATGTTAATGAATTGAAAATTCTTGAAGAAGAAATAAATACTTATGGACTGTTATTTAATGAAAATACAATGATAACCAAAGTTAGGATTTTGACCGAAGAAGAAAAAGGAGGTAAATATCAAACAATTGAAGCAAAAAAAATAAAAACAAAAGAAGATCTTATGAAAACAATTGAGCACGAAAAACTATCGTTTATTAAGAATATATGGAATGAAGGCAAAAGTAAGATTGAAAATGAAATAAAGTCAACAATGCTGTTAATGTCAGAAGAATATGATACATTAGATATTGTTGCGCATGGAGGGTTTGATTTATCCGATAAGCCAGGATGTATAATTGGACCATATGAAAGGATGCCTCATTCAGTTGTTAATAATTTAATTAATGAGTTTGATAAGAAAGAACGGGCGCATTATACATCATGTTTTCAGGATGGAGAAAAAATGCAAAGAGCGAAACCGATTCCTGGATCTGTGGTAAAAGTTCAGAGGGATACCGATAAAAAATTCTGTTTTATTAACATAAAGCCGCCATCAATAAGAAGAATAATATAA
- a CDS encoding RHS repeat-associated core domain-containing protein, translating to MISAAYDGKEDYTYTYDNIGNRVQSRELAASRSYTSNRLNQYVRIEQQNAGNAFTPEFDVHGNQTRIQTRTGVWDVLYDMRNRPEQFAGDGHSVVCSYDFMGRRTDRLEYHGNTLTSREHFIYKGYVQIAAYKLDAEGQFGDCFVLTKSCYWDPSQPTATRILAMKDASDATMLYAACDTVKNITALYDDAGTCRARYVYSPYGEKLIEEGDKHTANAFGFSSEYDDSPLGLYYYNYRYLNPNDGRWINRDPIDEQDHWNLYIALANRPFNRVDHIGLWTRMKGEGRGNHWCAGKGDTLKHLASKYGASEEDWQCLWPVGETPNHGYPNNIEPGDVYDASNLVASQEGKDIQYILSYDLIPDYAGIFPSAEYVNPITVPLLLETISKEGQDPISNFVSAGHGGYGGYSGYGNRGTWNQYSVQDLLDRSHSATFERAKQRKGPIRCWFTRKAQARFSGCSSQEIARPFAEQILRKGAISYGTDRSIGTSSFNGILRLYYNYIQTGTYADGSPIFYWDKVSKYMTSPVWKKFEGKL from the coding sequence TTGATTTCCGCTGCGTATGATGGAAAGGAGGATTACACCTACACCTACGATAACATCGGCAACCGCGTCCAATCCCGCGAACTGGCTGCAAGCCGGAGCTACACCAGCAACAGGCTCAACCAGTATGTCCGCATTGAACAGCAGAATGCGGGAAACGCGTTCACGCCCGAATTTGATGTTCACGGCAACCAGACGCGGATTCAGACGCGCACCGGTGTTTGGGATGTCCTCTACGACATGCGGAATCGCCCGGAACAGTTTGCCGGGGACGGTCATTCCGTTGTTTGTTCCTATGACTTTATGGGAAGACGCACGGATCGCTTGGAATACCATGGAAACACATTGACATCGCGCGAGCATTTCATCTATAAGGGATACGTGCAAATCGCCGCGTATAAGCTGGACGCCGAGGGACAATTCGGAGATTGTTTCGTGCTTACGAAATCCTGTTATTGGGATCCGTCCCAGCCGACGGCAACGCGTATCCTCGCGATGAAAGACGCGTCGGATGCCACGATGCTCTATGCCGCCTGCGACACGGTGAAAAACATCACGGCTCTCTACGATGATGCTGGAACGTGCCGTGCGCGCTATGTCTATTCCCCCTACGGGGAAAAACTGATCGAGGAAGGCGACAAACACACAGCCAACGCCTTCGGTTTCTCCTCCGAATATGATGACAGCCCCTTGGGCCTCTATTACTACAACTACCGTTACCTCAACCCGAACGATGGACGGTGGATTAATAGGGATCCCATAGACGAACAAGATCACTGGAACCTATACATAGCTCTTGCCAATAGGCCTTTCAATAGAGTTGACCATATTGGTTTATGGACGCGAATGAAAGGCGAAGGGCGAGGGAATCATTGGTGCGCAGGCAAAGGAGATACATTAAAGCATCTAGCATCGAAATATGGTGCAAGCGAAGAAGATTGGCAGTGTTTATGGCCAGTAGGCGAGACACCAAATCATGGCTATCCCAACAATATTGAACCAGGAGATGTATATGATGCCTCTAATCTTGTGGCCTCACAAGAAGGGAAAGATATTCAGTACATATTAAGTTATGATCTAATACCAGATTATGCTGGGATATTTCCCTCTGCTGAATATGTAAATCCTATCACAGTTCCCTTGTTATTAGAAACGATTTCCAAAGAAGGCCAAGATCCTATTTCGAATTTTGTTTCAGCAGGACATGGCGGATATGGTGGGTACAGTGGATATGGCAACCGTGGGACATGGAATCAATATTCTGTACAGGATTTGCTGGATAGAAGCCATAGTGCCACATTTGAACGAGCAAAACAAAGGAAAGGTCCAATTCGTTGTTGGTTTACCCGAAAAGCTCAAGCTCGTTTTTCCGGATGCTCTTCTCAAGAAATTGCGAGGCCGTTTGCCGAACAAATTTTGAGGAAAGGAGCAATTTCATACGGAACGGACAGATCAATCGGGACGAGTTCTTTTAATGGGATTCTGAGATTATATTATAATTATATTCAAACTGGGACTTATGCTGATGGGTCTCCAATATTTTATTGGGACAAAGTTTCAAAATATATGACATCTCCAGTATGGAAAAAATTCGAAGGAAAATTATGA